The genomic region GTGGAGCGACGGCGCACCGCGAAGATGATCGTACCCTTCGCGAAGTGAATGATCGCCTCGTCGTTCCAGCGATCCGAGCGGACGGTCAGCACGCCTGTCTTGTGCGCCAGGTCGAGCAGCTGCAGCACGTCCTGGATGCTCAGCTCCTTGAGCGGCCCCTCGATCGCCATCTCAGTGGCTCCAGTCCGGCGTCGGATCGACCGGCGCGTCAGGGTGCGTCGGCATCAGTGCCTCGAGTCCGGCCAGCGCATGCTGGTGACCCGGGTCGAAGTGCAGCACGCGTCGGAACGCAACACCGGCCTCCGTCACGCGCCCGAGGCGGGTCAGCAGTGTGCCCAGGCGCACGAGCCCGTCCAGGTGATACGGATCCACCGTCAGCAGATCGACGAGCACGTGCACCGCATCGCGCAGGTGTCCGCGCCTGGTCTCCAGGTCGGCCAGTGCGAATGCCGCTTCCCCGTAGCTCGGCAGCACGTCGAGCGCTGCACGGAATTCGCGCGCCGCGGCGTCCTCGTCGCCACCCAGTGCGTACGAGCGGCCGAGCGCGACGCGCGCCGCGACCGCGAAGTCGTCGAGCTCGAGCGCCCGGCGCAGCACACGCTCCGCCGCAGCCATCTCGCCGATCCGGGCGTGCGCGGTGCCCGCAAGCACGAGCAGTGGCACATCGTCGGGGGACGCTGCGAGCGCACGATCGAGCGAGCGGCGTGCACGCGCCGCATCGCCGGCCATGAGTGCTGCCTCACCGACCATGCGCGCGCTCA from Longimicrobiales bacterium harbors:
- a CDS encoding tetratricopeptide repeat protein → SARMVGEAALMAGDAARARRSLDRALAASPDDVPLLVLAGTAHARIGEMAAAERVLRRALELDDFAVAARVALGRSYALGGDEDAAAREFRAALDVLPSYGEAAFALADLETRRGHLRDAVHVLVDLLTVDPYHLDGLVRLGTLLTRLGRVTEAGVAFRRVLHFDPGHQHALAGLEALMPTHPDAPVDPTPDWSH